One genomic window of Punica granatum isolate Tunisia-2019 chromosome 1, ASM765513v2, whole genome shotgun sequence includes the following:
- the LOC116192400 gene encoding (-)-germacrene D synthase-like, with product MSEMSAHQQLPSLAAERRRAEYHPSVWGDFFLADDAAQERMDFDDTSKQQIEDLKNEVKRIFEVAASDDNPRELLNLVNHTQRLGIGYHFEKEIVEALKQVHERSIESVDGPSFASDLYTTALMFRLLRQQGYKINSSAFSKFKGPDGNFDESLETDVRGLLSLYEASHLRTHGEDVLEEALAFTLTHLASTNEKLGPALIRDEISRSQRQFNIRKGLTRLDSRKYIKIYEEEASHNKVLLKLAKLDFNLVQTLHQRELGCISLDVKKNFPFTRDRIVECYFWSMLAYEPEHASVRIIFTKVIALITIIDDIFDIHGTFKELEVFARVVERWDMEVIDELPDYMQVCYRALLDVYREAEHLLPEEVRSYSIPFSIESMKGMVRAYFAETKWYHHQYTPTMEEYMQVALVSGGGLFLAATAFVGLKDVVTKDDFEWLFKIPKIVRGCQIVIRLINDMATHKLEQKVGQVVSAVECYMKQYGVTEEEAKHELWKHVNDAWKDINEEALHQTVVSAPLLNMIIDIARMMGVWYEDIDIYTNSRTKMKDAITSLFIDPFPLAM from the exons ATGAGTGAGATGTCTGCTCATCAACAACTTCCATCCTTAGCTGCTGAACGTCGTCGTGCAGAATATCATCCTAGTGTGTGGGGAGACTTTTTCCTCGCAGATGATGCTGCTCAAGAAAGG ATGGACTTTGATGACACGTCAAAGCAACAAATTGAAGACTTGAAGAACGAGGTGAAGAGGATATTTGAAGTTGCTGCTTCCGATGATAACCCGAGAGAGCTATTAAACTTGGTCAATCATACTCAACGTCTAGGCATCGGTTATCACTTTGAGAAAGAGATTGTTGAAGCTCTGAAGCAAGTTCACGAGAGAAGCATCGAGTCTGTGGATGGTCCAAGCTTTGCCAGTGATCTTTACACCACTGCCCTCATGTTCAGGTTGCTAAGGCAGCAGGGTTACAAGATAAATAGCA GTGCGTTTAGCAAGTTCAAGGGTCCGGACGGAAACTTTGATGAGTCACTTGAAACCGACGTGAGAGGTTTGCTGAGCTTATATGAAGCTAGCCATCTCCGGACTCACGGAGAGGATGTTCTTGAGGAAGCCCTAGCTTTCACTCTCACCCACCTTGCCTCCACGAATGAGAAGCTCGGCCCTGCCCTAATTAGAGATGAGATAAGCCGCTCCCAAAGGCAGTTTAACATTCGTAAGGGGTTAACAAGACTAGATTCacgaaaatatattaaaatatatgaagaagaagcttcacACAATAAAGTGCTCCTGAAGTTGGCAAAGTTAGATTTCAACCTGGTACAGACGCTGCACCAAAGGGAGCTAGGCTGCATC AGCCTAGATGTCAAGAAGAATTTCCCTTTTACAAGAGACAGGATCGTCGAGTGCTACTTCTGGAGTATGCTAGCTTATGAGCCAGAGCATGCATCTGTGAGAATAATATTTACCAAAGTAATTGCTTTGATCACCATTATTGATGATATCTTCGATATCCATGGCACATTCAAAGAGCTGGAAGTCTTTGCCCGTGTTGTTGAAAG GTGGGACATGGAGGTCATAGACGAGCTGCCTGACTATATGCAAGTGTGTTACAGAGCATTGCTAGATGTTTATAGAGAAGCTGAGCACTTGTTGCCTGAGGAAGTACGATCTTATAGCATACCCTTTAGTATAGAATCG ATGAAAGGTATGGTGAGAGCATATTTTGCTGAAACGAAATGGTACCATCATCAATATACCCCAACAATGGAGGAGTACATGCAAGTCGCATTGGTCTCAGGTGGCGGTTTATTCCTAGCAGCTACAGCCTTCGTAGGGTTAAAGGATGTTGTAACCAAAGATGACTTCGAATGGCTGTTCAAAATTCCGAAGATTGTTAGGGGTTGTCAAATCGTGATTCGATTAATAAACGACATGGCCACTCACAAG CTTGAGCAGAAGGTAGGCCAAGTGGTTTCAGCCGTGGAATGCTACATGAAGCAATATGGAGTCACTGAGGAGGAAGCAAAACATGAACTCTGGAAGCATGTCAATGATGCCTGGAAAGACATCAATGAAGAGGCCTTACACCAGACGGTCGTCTCAGCTCCACTACTTAATATGATCATCGACATCGCCCGTATGATGGGTGTTTGGTATGAAGATATTGATATCTACACCAATTCAAGGACCAAGATGAAGGATGCCATTACTTCCCTGTTCATCGACCCTTTTCCCTTAGCTATGTAG